NNNNNNNNNNNNNNNNNNNNNNNNNNNNNNNNNNNNNNNNNNNNNNNNNNNNNNNNNNNNNNNNNNNNNNNNNNNNNNNNNNNNNNNNNNNNNNNNNNNNNNNNNNNNNNNNNNNNNNNNNNNNNNNNNNNNNNNNNNNNNNNNNNNNNNNNNNNNNNNNNNNNNNNNNNNNNNNNNNNNNNNNNNNNNNNNNNNNNNNNNNNNNNNNNNNNNNNNNNNNNNNNNNNNNNNNNNNNNNNNNNNNNNNNNNNNNNNNNNNNNNNNNNNNNNNNNNNNNNNNNNNNNNNNNNNNNNNNNNNNNNNNNNNNNNNNNNNNNNNNNNNNNNNNNNNNNNNNNNNNNNNNNNNNNNNNNNNNNNNNNNNNNNNNNNNNNNNNNNNNNNNNNNNNNNNNNNNNNNNNNNNNNNNNNNNNNNNNNNNNNNNNNNNNNNNNNNNNNNNNNNNNNNNNNNNNNNNNNNNNNNNNNNNNNNNNNNNNNNNNNNNNNNNNNNNNNNNNNNNNNNNNNNNNNNNNNNNNNNNNNNNNNNNNNNNNNNNNNNNNNNNNNNNNNNNNNNNNNNNNNNNNNNNNNNNNNNNNNNNNNNNNNNNNNNNNNNNNNNNNNNNNNNNNNNNNNNNNNNNNNNNNNNNNNNNNNNNNNNNNNNNNNNNNNNNNNNNNNNNNNNNNNNNNNNNNNNNNNNNNNNNNNNNNNNNNNNNNNNNNNNNNNNNNNNNNNNNNNNNNNNNNNNNNNNNNNNNNNNNNNNNNNNNNNNNNNNNNNNNNNNNNNNNNNNNNNNNNNNNNNNNNNNNNNNNNNNNNNNNNNNNNNNNNNNNNNNNNNNNNNNNNNNNNNNNNNNNNNNNNNNNNNNNNNNNNNNNNNNNNNNNNNNNNNNNNNNNNNNNNNNNNNNNNNNNNNNNNNNNNNNNNNNNNNNNNNNNNNNNNNNNNNNNNNNNNNNNNNNNNNNNNNNNNNNNNNNNNNNNNNNNNNNNNNNNNNNNNNNNNNNNNNNNNNNNNNNNNNNNNNNNNNNNNNNNNNNNNNNNNNNNNNNNNNNNNNNNNNNNNNNNNNNNNNNNNNNNNNNNNNNNNNNNNNNNNNNNNNNNNNNNNNNNNNNNNNNNNNNNNNNNNNNNNNNNNNNNNNNNNNNNNNNNNNNNNNNNNNNNNNNNNNNNNNNNNNNNNNNNNNNNNNNNNNNNNNNNNNNNNNNNNNNNNNNNNNNNNNNNNNNNNNNNNNNNNNNNNNNNNNNNNNNNNNNNNNNNNNNNNNNNNNNNNNNNNNNNNNNNNNNNNNNNNNNNNNNNNNNNNNNNNNNNNNNNNNNNNNNNNNNNNNNNNNNNNNNNNNNNNNNNNNNNNNNNNNNNNNNNNNNNNNNNNNNNNNNNNNNNNNNNNNNNNNNNNNNNNNNNNNNNNNNNNNNNNNNNNNNNNNNNNNNNNNNNNNNNNNNNNNNNNNNNNNNNNNNNNNNNNNNNNNNNNNNNNNNNNNNNNNNNNNNNNNNNNNNNNNNNNNNNNNNNNNNNNNNNNNNNNNNNNNNNNNNNNNNNNNNNNNNNNNNNNNNNNNNNNNNNNNNNNNNNNNNNNNNNNNNNNNNNNNNNNNNNNNNNNNNNNNNNNNNNNNNNNNNNNNNNNNNNNNNNNNNNNNNNNNNNNNNNNNNNNNNNNNNNNNNNNNNNNNNNNNNNNNNNNNNNNNNNNNNNNNNNNNNNNNNNNNNNNNNNNNNNNNNNNNNNNNNNNNNNNNNNNNNNNNNNNNNNNNNNNNNNNNNNNNNNNNNNNNNNNNNNNNNNNNNNNNNNNNNNNNNNNNNNNNNNNNNNNNNNNNNNNNNNNNNNNNNNNNNNNNNNNNNNNNNNNNNNNNNNNNNNNNNNNNNNNNNNNNNNNNNNNNNNNNNNNNNNNNNNNNNNNNNNNNNNNNNNNNNNNNNNNNNNNNNNNNNNNNNNNNNNNNNNNNNNNNNNNNNNNNNNNNNNNNNNNNNNNNNNNNNNNNNNNNNNNNNNNNNNNNNNNNNNNNNNNNNNNNNNNNNNNNNNNNNNNNNNNNNNNNNNNNNNNNNNNNNNNNNNNNNNNNNNNNNNNNNNNNNNNNNNNNNNNNNNNNNNNNNNNNNNNNNNNNNNNNNNNNNNNNNNNNNNNNNNNNNNNNNNNNNNNNNNNNNNNNNNNNNNNNNNNNNNNNNNNNNNNNNNNNNNNNNNNNNNNNNNNNNNNNNNNNNNNNNNNNNNNNNNNNNNNNNNNNNNNNNNNNNNNNNNNNNNNNNNNNNNNNNNNNNNNNNNNNNNNNNNNNNNNNNNNNNNNNNNNNNNNNNNNNNNNNNNNNNNNNNNNNNNNNNNNNNNNNNNNNNNNNNNNNNNNNNNNNNNNNNNNNNNNNNNNNNNNNNNNNNNNNNNNNNNNNNNNNNNNNNNNNNNNNNNNNNNNNNNNNNNNNNNNNNNNNNNNNNNNNNNNNNNNNNNNNNNNNNNNNNNNNNNNNNNNNNNNNNNNNNNNNNNNNNNNNNNNNNNNNNNNNNNNNNNNNNNNNNNNNNNNNNNNNNNNNNNNNNNNNNNNNNNNNNNNNNNNNNNNNNNNNNNNNNNNNNNNNNNNNNNNNNNNNNNNNNNNNNNNNNNNNNNNNNNNNNNNNNNNNNNNNNNNNNNNNNNNNNNNNNNNNNNNNNNNNNNNNNNNNNNNNNNNNNNNNNNNNNNNNNNNNNNNNNNNNNNNNNNNNNNNNNNNNNNNNNNNNNNNNNNNNNNNNNNNNNNNNNNNNNNNNNNNNNNNNNNNNNNNNNNNNNNNNNNNNNNNNNNNNNNNNNNNNNNNNNNNNNNNNNNNNNNNNNNNNNNNNNNNNNNNNNNNNNNNNNNNNNNNNNNNNNNNNNNNNNNNNNNNNNNNNNNNNNNNNNNNNNNNNNNNNNNNNNNNNNNNNNNNNNNNNNNNNNNNNNNNNNNNNNNNNNNNNNNNNNNNNNNNNNNNNNNNNNNNNNNNNNNNNNNNNNNNNNNNNNNNNNNNNNNNNNNNNNNNNNNNNNNNNNNNNNNNNNNNNNNNNNNNNNNNNNNNNNNNNNNNNNNNNNNNNNNNNNNNNNNNNNNNNNNNNNNNNNNNNNNNNNNNNNNNNNNNNNNNNNNNNNNNNNNNNNNNNNNNNNNNNNNNNNNNNNNNNNNNNNNNNNNNNNNNNNNNNNNNNNNNNNNNNNNNNNNGGTGCTGGAGCTCACGAGACGACAGGCCACCATCCTCGCCCAgctccgcgccggcgcctgaCCCGTACCTTTGggctcctgcagcggtgggTGACTGTCAGAGTCGAGATGGTGTGCAGATGGCGTGCCGCCCATACCCAGGCCGGTGTGGTGCCGATGGCGCAGGACGTACTCggagaagggacgaggaagggcAAGAGGAGCCGGTTATAGACACATGGCCCGATTCGACGGCCGACGGCTTCTCGCAGACGACCAGGCTTCAGCCGTCGTGCCACAGCGGTTGGGCGGGCTGTGCTTGCATGCGCGTACTTGATGACGTGGGTGTGATGAAATAGCACACTGAACAGCAAAAAACAAGGGCTCAAGATGGCTGTATGTGGACCTGCGTGAGACGCTTATCGCCCTCACGCACCTACACGGACGACCAGATGAGTGGGCGCGATAGAGGggctgcgcgcgcggtgTGCCGCGCAGGGGTTTGCGATGGATTTGCCTTGTTATCGGCGCTTGCTTTGTGCGGCACCCTAGGCGTGCTGCACAGGAGCGTCAGTGGCAGCAGAGGACTGCACAAGCTCCTCATCGCCTGGATCTCAGGCGGACCTGCACTGAGCTGCACGCAAATGTGCGAAGTCTAGGAAGCAAGTCATGGTGCAAAGAAAAACGCTGATGACGCACCATCAGCGCGACGCAGGTGAAAAGCGAAtgcgagggagaagagggggcgcGTCTCAGGGCACGGTGGATgcctaccccctcccccttccctttccgtCTCGCACGGATTGCCCACAATCCGGTGCCACGTTGCCCTGACTCTCGCCTGCCGTGCCGGCCAATGACGAGGCTGTAGCGGAGCGGAAcagaggtggggggggtAGGGTAGCGGCCGCCAACGCCCTTCCTGTTCGGCCGCTCCCGCAGACGAAAGTGGCTGCCTGTTGTGCCCCTTCTTTCTGCGCACTAGAGCAAGTGAGTGAGTGTGCGCACCGAGATGAACATGCGTTTCCTATACggacacacaggcgcacgtgTACATGCGCATGCCCGTTCGGGCAACGCGCGGCtgtctgcctccctcctcccatctcgcactctctctccccttcctcttgtCTCTTTCTCCCGACACCATTCCACGCGGCTGACCTGCATGGATCGCCGTTGACGCCCTCATCGCAATAAAACACAAGAAAGAACGCTGCCCGCTCTCTTCTGCCCTCTCTTTGCCTCGTTTCCTCCTTtcgccccccttcccctctctccaacgcctctctccctgccgaCTCTTGCTCtcccgcgtgtgcgcgtgtgcgccttccACACTCCTgcacccgctgcggcgctcccTCCTCACGCCGTGTATCTGCCGCGTCTCCGCTCTCGAAccctctctgtttctctctttgcttGCGCTGCGTTTCTGCTGATTCGCTCGACGCTATTCCGTGTGCGACTCGGTGTGTCTGCGGTGACTCCGGGCACAGTGCCGCGCTCGCACATACTCGTTGCGGTCGTGGCAGCCCCTCCTATTTCGGCTCTTGTGCGCACACAGCCTCTCGTCACGCAACGCCACCATACTCATGCAGCCCCAGCTCGGCTCTGCCCCTCCAACTGACAAGGTTGGTGACGGGTACAGCTCTCCTCCGGCTCCAGTTGCTCAGTCTCCCCCCAGCATGCCGCAAGGCCAGTACAGTCAGAAGCCTAATGACGGCCCTACACAGCCTGTGAAGACAAGGCCCGGACAGAACGTTTACACCGGCAACCCGATGAATGCGCCAGGCAGCCGCCCTGCGGTCTACTACCGTGAGGGTCCGTGGCACTactcgctgtgtgtgtgctgtgaaGATATGGACTCGTGCTGCGAGGCGTGTTNNNNNNNNNNNNNNNNNNNNNNNNNNNNNNNNNNNNNNNNNNNNNNNNNNNNNNNNNNNNNNNNNNNNNNNNNNNNNNNNNNNNNNNNNNNNNNNNNNNGGTGTGTCTGCGGTGACTCCGGGCACAGTGCCGCGCTCGCACATACTCGTTGCGGTCGTGGCAGCCCCTCCTATTTCGGCTCTTGTGCGCACACAGCCTCTCGTCACGCAACGCCACCATACTCATGCAGCCCCAGCTCGGCTCTGCCCCTCCAACTGACAAGGTTGGTGACGGGTACAGCTCTCCTCCGGCTCCAGTTGCTCAGTCTCCCCCCAGCATGCCGCAAGGCCAGTACAGTCAGAAGCCTAATGACGGCCCTACACAGCCTGTGAAGACAAGGCCCGGACAGAACGTTTACACCGGCAACCCGATGAATGCGCCAGGCAGCCGCCCTGCGGTCTACTACCGTGAGGGTCCGTGGCACTactcgctgtgtgtgtgctgtgaaGATATGGACTCGTGCTGCGAGGCGTGTTGCTGCTTTCCTTGCCAGGTGAGCCGGCAGTGCAATATGTTCATGTACAACCGCAGAGAGATCCACTGGCCTTACTGCTTGCTCATGATCGTGTTTGATTTGTATTTACCGTTTAGTATATCGTGCATCTTTGCCGGCGAGACACGTCGGCTAGCGCGCGAGCGGTACGGCATTTCCGGCACCGGCTGCGAAGACTTCTGCATCGGGTACTGGTGCCGCACCTGctctgcgcagcaggtgctgctggagatgATCGTAATGAACGAATTCCCAGGGGCCATGTGCTTCGAGGCTGCCCCTCAGCCCGCGGCCAACCGGATGGTCTAGCCGTGTGTATGGGCAGCTCCCAAgggcgaggagaggaggggtgggggcgctGCGGAAGGTAGTGAGCCGCCTTGAGGAGGGAGTCGGCTCGCTGCCGTGTGGGCGTTGCTTGACTGCTCCTTCAATGAGGAAGACGCAGAGCtagaaggaggaggggctgaggtcagtggtggtgggagagtaaagcaggaggaggctcGGCAACGCGCGTCTTTGACCGACGACGCAGTGCTGTCCCCTCCTTTTGTTCGGGCTCTCATCCTCTCTCTTGGACCCCCTTCTGTTGTTGATGGGGATGCTATAATGTGGTGCCCGCAATTTTTCTGttctctgcttctctgcgcCTCATTCACAGTTCTAATCTTGTTTACcttgccctctccctcgtgcTGCCTCCCGCTTCCCTTCCGTCTTAttcccgcgccgccgccctctctccctgacgccgttgccgcgctggaggagcttcTCTTGCGTTTGCTCTCATCACCTCattgtttttttcttttcttgaTTGACCGCTCCCTCCTGTggccccctttccctccctgNNNNNNNNNNNNNNNNNNNNNNNNNNNNNNNNNNNNNNNNNNNNNNNNNNNNNNNNNNNNNNNNNNNNNNNNNNNNNNNNNNNNNNNNNNNNNNNNNNNNNNNNNNNNNNNNNNNNNNNNNNNNNNNNNNNNNNNNNNNNNNNNNNNNNNNNNNNNNNNNNNNNNNNNNNNNNNNNNNNNNNNNNNNNNNNNNNNNNNNNNNNNNNNNNNNNNNNNNNNNNNNNNNNNNNNNNNNNNNNNNNNNNNNNNNNNNNNNNNNNNNNNNNNNNNNNNNNNNNNNNNNNNNNNNNNNNNNNNNNNNNNNNNNNNNNNNNNNNNNNNNNNNNNNNNNNNNNNNNNNNNNNNNNNNNNNNNNNNNNNNNNNNNNNNNNNNNNNNNNNNNNNNNNNNNNNNNNNNNNNNNNNNNNNNNNNNNNNNNNNNNNNNNNNNNNNNNNNNNNNNNNNNNNNNNNNNNNNNNNNNNNNNNNNNNNNNNNNNNNNNNNNNNNNNNNNNNNNNNNNNNNNNNNNNNNNNNNNNNNNNNNNNNNNNNNNNNNNNNNNNNNNNNNNNNNNNNNNNNNNNNNNNNNNNNNNNNNNNNNNNNNNNNNNNNNNNNNNNNNNNNNNNNNNNNNNNNNNNNNNNNNNNNNNNNNNNNNNNNNNNNNNNNNNNNNNNNNNNNNNNNNNNNNNNNNNNNNNNNNNNNNNNNNNNNNNNNNNNNNNNNNNNNNNNNNNNNNNNNNNNNNNNNNNNNNNNNNNNNNNNNNNNNNNNNNNNNNNNNNNNNNNNNNNNNNNNNNNNNNNNNNNNNNNNNNNNNNNNNNNNNNNNNNNNNNNNNNNNNNNNNNNNNNNNNNNNNNNNNNNNNNNNNNNNNNNNNNNNNNNNNNNNNNNNNNNNNNNNNNNNNNNNNNNNNNNNNNNNNNNNNNNNNNNNNNNNNNNNNNNNNNNNNNNNNNNNNNNNNNNNNNNNNNNNNNNNNNNNNNNNNNNNNNNNNNNNNNNNNNNNNNNNNNNNNNNNNNNNNNNNNNNNNNNNNNNNNNNNNNNNNNNNNNNNNNNNNNNNNNNNNNNNNNNNNNNNNNNNNNNNNNNNNNNNNNNNNNNNNNNNNNNNNNNNNNNNNNNNNNNNNNNNNNNNNNNNNNNNNNNNNNNNNNNNNNNNNNNNNNNNNNNNNNNNNNNNNNNNNNNNNNNNNNNNNNNNNNNNNNNNNNNNNNNNNNNNNNNNNNNNNNNNNNNNNNNNNNNNNNNNNNNNNNNNNNNNNNNNNNNNNNNNNNNNNNNNNNNNNNNNNNNNNNNNNNNNNNNNNNNNNNNNNNNNNNNNNNNNNNNNNNNNNNNNNNNNNNNNNNNNNNNNNNNNNNNNNNNNNNNNNNNNNNNNNNNNNNNNNNNNNNNNNNNNNNNNNNNNNNNNNNNNNNNNNNNNNNNNNNNNNNNNNNNNNNNNNNNNNNNNNNNNNNNNNNNNNNNNNNNNNNNNNNNNNNNNNNNNNNNNNNNNNNNNNNNNNNNNNNNNNNNNNNNNNNNNNNNNNNNNNNNNNNNNNNNNNNNNNNNNNNNNNNNNNNNNNNNNNNNNNNNNNNNNNNNNNNNNNNNNNNNNNNNNNNNNNNNNNNNNNNNNNNNNNNNNNNNNNNNNNNNNNNNNNNNNNNNNNNNNNNNNNNNNNNNNNNNNNNNNNNNNNNNNNNNNNNNNNNNNNNNNNNNNNNNNNNNNNNNNNNNNNNNNNNNNNNNNNNNNNNNNNNNNNNNNNNNNNNNNNNNNNNNNNNNNNNNNNNNNNNNNNNNNNNNNNNNNNNNNNNNNNNNNNNNNNNNNNNNNNNNNNNNNNNNNNNNNNNNNNNNNNNNNNNNNNNNNNNNNNNNNNNNNNNNNNNNNNNNNNNNNNNNNNNNNNNNNNNNNNNNNNNNNNNNNNNNNNNNNNNNNNNNNNNNNNNNNNNNNNNNNNNNNNNNNNNNNNNNNNNNNNNNNNNNNNNNNNNNNNNNNNNNNNNNNNNNNNNNNNNNNNNNNNNNNNNNNNNNNNNNNNNNNNNNNNNNNNNNNNNNNNNNNNNNNNNNNNNNNNNNNNNNNNNNNNNNNNNNNNNNNNNNNNNNNNNNNNNNNNNN
Above is a window of Leishmania donovani BPK282A1 complete genome, chromosome 30 DNA encoding:
- a CDS encoding ama1 protein, putative, with product MPQGQYSQKPNDGPTQPVKTRPGQNVYTGNPMNAPGSRPAVYYREGPWHYSLCVCCEDMDSCCEACCCFPCQVSRQCNMFMYNRREIHWPYCLLMIVFDLYLPFSISCIFAGETRRLARERYGISGTGCEDFCIGYWCRTCSAQQVLLEMIVMNEFPGAMCFEAAPQPAANRMV
- a CDS encoding ama1 protein, putative, whose product is MWCPQFFCSLLLCASFTVLILFTLPSPSCCLPLPFRLIPAPPPSLPDAVAALEELLLRLLSSPHCFFLFLIDRSLLWPPFPP